From Vibrio aerogenes, a single genomic window includes:
- a CDS encoding DUF2867 domain-containing protein, whose protein sequence is MKKVLVLGASGYIGSQLVPLLLEKGYSVTAATRQTEQLKDRLSPHINLRIIYLDLADFQATQSAVPDFDLIYFLVHGMAYGEDFIGYELSLAENFRRSLSDSQAKHIIYLSAIQPGANPSLHVRARKMTGESLRKLSIPVTELRAGVVIGPGSAAFEIMRDFVYNLPLLITPKWVDSCSNPIALDNLNNYLLALAEEVPVSHQMLEAGGPDTLSYREQFRVICQAANKPFRLWSTALLTPKMASYWLGMITSVPASIGKALLAGLKHDYIADNREICRLYPQQLIHYEDAVKKTIAEEGTFIRTQVWGFDPYAQKRWQPGFGYYAKQAGAKYTTKATAGQLWQTIRRIGQEPEGYFYANSLWRLREWLDFLAGGSKPVRRKPVLSELSVGDYIDSWKIIRCEKDKFLSLLFGMKAPGLGRLEFTITDHGDKRTLQVCAWWHPQGFRGLLYWFVMMPAHLFIFRGMVRVICRHAEQNPPDDKK, encoded by the coding sequence ATGAAAAAAGTACTCGTGCTAGGCGCATCTGGTTATATTGGATCACAGCTTGTTCCATTACTTTTAGAAAAGGGTTACAGCGTCACAGCCGCAACCCGTCAGACAGAACAGCTGAAAGACCGCCTGTCACCCCATATCAACCTTCGCATCATTTATCTTGATTTAGCTGATTTCCAGGCAACACAATCTGCAGTCCCTGACTTTGACCTTATCTATTTTCTGGTTCACGGCATGGCTTATGGCGAAGATTTTATTGGTTACGAACTCTCACTGGCGGAAAACTTCCGGCGTTCCCTGTCAGACAGTCAGGCAAAGCACATTATATATCTCAGTGCGATTCAGCCAGGTGCGAACCCATCATTACATGTCCGGGCCCGGAAAATGACTGGCGAGTCTCTGAGAAAATTATCCATCCCAGTGACAGAACTTCGGGCGGGAGTTGTCATCGGTCCCGGTTCTGCCGCTTTCGAAATCATGAGAGATTTTGTCTATAATCTGCCCCTGTTAATTACACCTAAATGGGTCGATTCCTGTTCGAATCCCATTGCGCTGGACAACTTAAATAATTATTTGCTTGCTCTGGCAGAAGAAGTGCCTGTTTCGCACCAGATGCTGGAAGCCGGAGGCCCGGACACACTTTCATATCGCGAACAATTTCGGGTCATATGTCAGGCAGCCAATAAACCATTCAGGCTCTGGTCCACCGCTCTCTTAACGCCAAAGATGGCTTCTTACTGGCTGGGAATGATTACATCTGTTCCGGCCAGTATCGGCAAAGCCCTGCTTGCCGGACTTAAACATGACTATATCGCTGATAACAGAGAAATCTGTCGCTTATATCCACAGCAACTCATCCACTACGAGGATGCGGTCAAAAAAACGATTGCCGAAGAAGGCACCTTTATCCGCACTCAGGTTTGGGGCTTTGACCCTTATGCACAGAAAAGATGGCAACCCGGATTTGGCTATTATGCAAAACAAGCCGGAGCAAAATATACAACCAAGGCAACCGCCGGACAACTATGGCAAACCATCCGGAGAATCGGCCAGGAACCGGAAGGCTATTTCTATGCGAACTCTCTCTGGCGTTTAAGGGAGTGGCTGGATTTTCTGGCCGGTGGCAGCAAGCCCGTCAGACGAAAGCCAGTACTGTCTGAGCTCAGCGTCGGAGATTATATTGACTCGTGGAAAATCATTCGCTGTGAGAAAGATAAATTTCTTTCGCTGCTTTTTGGCATGAAAGCGCCCGGATTAGGCAGGCTGGAGTTTACGATAACCGATCACGGCGACAAGAGAACACTTCAGGTCTGTGCATGGTGGCATCCACAAGGATTCAGAGGACTGCTTTACTGGTTTGTGATGATGCCCGCCCATCTGTTTATCTTCAGGGGAATGGTTCGGGTTATTTGTCGCCATGCAGAACAAAATCCACCTGACGACAAAAAATAA
- a CDS encoding ABC transporter ATP-binding protein → MLELTDLCKGYLDGGEFHPVLQGAALKLSQGEQVALMGESGSGKSTLLNLIAGIDTSDSGEIWFPDFPMHSTSEHARADYRRHFIGHVFQQFNLLPTLNVADNIRFCRQLRGIPEDRGLWRQILSALDLMPLLGRYPEEVSGGQQQRAAIARALYMEPQILLADEPTGSLDEKDAEAVMRLLTTLSKQLECTLLLVTHSEKVANHMERCVRLQGGQLHAVPRS, encoded by the coding sequence ATGTTAGAGCTGACAGACCTCTGTAAAGGTTATCTGGATGGGGGAGAATTTCATCCTGTTCTGCAAGGGGCTGCGCTCAAATTAAGTCAGGGTGAGCAGGTTGCTCTGATGGGAGAGAGTGGTTCAGGTAAAAGTACCCTGTTAAATTTGATTGCCGGCATTGATACATCTGATTCCGGTGAGATTTGGTTCCCTGATTTTCCCATGCACAGCACTTCTGAACATGCCCGGGCCGATTACAGGCGGCATTTTATCGGACATGTTTTCCAACAGTTTAATTTATTACCCACATTAAATGTCGCTGATAACATTCGCTTTTGCCGCCAGCTCAGGGGCATCCCAGAAGACAGGGGACTATGGCGACAAATTTTATCAGCACTGGATTTGATGCCATTGCTTGGGCGTTATCCGGAAGAAGTCTCCGGAGGTCAGCAGCAAAGGGCGGCTATTGCGCGCGCGCTTTATATGGAGCCTCAGATTTTACTTGCCGATGAACCAACCGGTAGCCTGGATGAAAAAGATGCGGAAGCGGTGATGCGTTTGCTGACGACACTGTCAAAGCAGCTGGAGTGTACATTATTACTGGTTACACACAGTGAAAAAGTTGCGAATCATATGGAAAGATGTGTTCGTTTGCAGGGAGGGCAACTGCATGCTGTGCCCCGTAGTTAA
- a CDS encoding FtsX-like permease family protein, whose amino-acid sequence MLCPVVKALLGHYRRYPLQLILVWLGLTLGVSLFVGVTAIAEHTRKSYEHGEKFFANPLPYHIRSDNIDQPVPFSLYIQLRRSGFSQCAPFASYRTTTLRGLNLLIIGVDPILSLSRPASIPGHSYLVIISQELAKREKLKNGDWMKTDSGVQLGPIQIDQKNLVYGSKVITALPLVQALKGNASLSVIACADMPYVQLKHLKSMLPEGINISRGHRSDIGSLTKAFLLNLNAMGMLSFMVGLFIFYQAISLSFIQRQPLVGMLRQAGVSGLELAKSLTIEIALLILVSCISGNILGMILANQFIPVVYSSLAHESSETYLWVAWNWRWGVSSLVLATVSASCACVWPLIRLLKSPSIRLTPKVSLIRFAGAEFAIQAVLAVILLLVAIAVYFLIKAACAGFIVPALILVSVGLITPYIVWKVFDLLSYTLKDVKRRWFFSDAAASMGYRGIATMAFLIALTANIGVETLVGSFRETTDRWLNERLAADLYVYSSPSSQSEMTDWLLRQAPVQSLWKRWERDIPSDQGLLQIVSTGQSHEELDTLTVKVAVPNFWELLHSQKSVMISESMSLKLDIRPGDVIQLPPPLGLDWKVAGIYYDYGNPFYQVMISEPLWHRLFGYNGNIVLNVTAKQDTSLDRLRNKFEQAFHLDEERVFDNKTIHQALMQTFDRTFAIAGKLGRLTLFIAVVGIFFATLAGEATRQKHMTLLRCLGVSGKELVVIGSIQLCIFGMISLLIAIPLGIALASLVIDIVIKQAFGWSIQLYLIPQGYLETAFWSLTALVAAGSIPILKLVLQAPMRSFRDSL is encoded by the coding sequence ATGCTGTGCCCCGTAGTTAAAGCACTACTGGGACATTATCGCCGGTATCCGCTGCAACTGATTCTTGTCTGGCTGGGGTTAACGCTTGGTGTATCTTTATTCGTAGGGGTGACTGCGATTGCAGAACACACCCGGAAAAGTTACGAACATGGTGAAAAATTTTTTGCGAATCCACTGCCGTACCACATCCGCTCAGATAATATTGATCAACCTGTCCCGTTTAGTCTTTATATCCAGCTCAGACGTTCAGGCTTCTCTCAGTGTGCACCTTTCGCCAGTTACCGGACAACGACACTGCGTGGTCTGAATCTGTTGATTATCGGGGTTGATCCGATTCTTTCTCTTTCCCGGCCTGCCAGTATTCCGGGGCATTCTTATCTGGTGATTATCAGTCAGGAACTGGCAAAGCGTGAAAAGCTTAAAAATGGCGACTGGATGAAAACAGATTCGGGGGTACAGCTCGGTCCGATTCAGATCGATCAGAAAAATCTGGTCTATGGGTCAAAAGTGATTACAGCGCTACCTCTGGTTCAGGCTTTGAAAGGAAATGCTTCTCTGTCGGTCATTGCGTGCGCTGATATGCCCTATGTTCAGCTGAAACACCTGAAGTCTATGCTCCCTGAAGGTATTAATATCAGCCGGGGACATCGCTCTGATATTGGCTCGTTGACCAAAGCCTTTTTATTGAACCTCAATGCTATGGGGATGCTTTCGTTCATGGTGGGGTTGTTCATTTTTTATCAGGCAATTTCTCTGTCTTTTATCCAGCGTCAGCCTTTAGTCGGAATGTTGAGACAGGCTGGTGTCTCCGGGCTTGAGCTGGCAAAGTCATTAACGATCGAAATTGCTCTGCTTATTTTGGTGTCTTGTATTTCAGGTAATATACTCGGCATGATTCTGGCCAATCAATTTATTCCGGTTGTTTACAGCTCTCTGGCACATGAAAGTTCTGAAACGTATCTGTGGGTTGCCTGGAACTGGCGTTGGGGTGTCTCCAGTTTGGTACTTGCGACGGTCAGTGCGTCATGTGCTTGTGTCTGGCCTTTGATTCGTCTGCTTAAATCTCCTTCCATCCGCTTAACTCCCAAAGTATCCCTGATCCGTTTTGCGGGTGCAGAATTTGCCATTCAGGCTGTGTTGGCGGTGATTCTGTTACTGGTGGCCATTGCTGTCTATTTTTTGATTAAGGCCGCCTGTGCCGGTTTTATTGTTCCGGCTCTTATTTTGGTGAGTGTCGGGCTGATAACACCTTATATTGTCTGGAAAGTTTTTGACCTGTTGTCTTATACGCTAAAAGATGTAAAACGCCGGTGGTTTTTTTCCGATGCAGCGGCGAGTATGGGGTATCGTGGTATTGCAACGATGGCTTTTTTAATCGCTCTGACGGCCAATATTGGTGTTGAAACCCTTGTTGGTAGTTTTCGGGAAACGACCGACAGGTGGCTGAATGAACGACTTGCTGCAGACCTCTATGTGTATTCATCGCCCTCATCACAGAGCGAGATGACTGACTGGCTGCTCAGGCAAGCGCCTGTTCAGTCATTATGGAAACGCTGGGAGCGGGATATTCCTTCTGATCAGGGGTTATTACAAATTGTCAGTACCGGTCAAAGCCATGAAGAACTGGATACGCTAACCGTGAAAGTCGCTGTACCAAATTTCTGGGAGCTGCTGCATAGCCAGAAAAGCGTGATGATCAGTGAGTCGATGTCTTTGAAGCTTGATATCCGGCCGGGAGATGTGATTCAGCTACCGCCACCTCTGGGATTAGACTGGAAAGTCGCCGGGATCTATTATGATTACGGAAACCCGTTTTATCAGGTCATGATATCAGAACCCCTCTGGCACAGGTTGTTTGGATACAATGGTAATATTGTCTTGAATGTGACGGCAAAGCAGGATACTTCTCTGGATAGACTCAGAAACAAGTTTGAGCAGGCGTTTCATTTAGATGAAGAGCGTGTGTTTGATAATAAGACGATTCATCAGGCGTTGATGCAAACGTTTGACCGGACGTTTGCTATTGCCGGTAAGCTGGGGCGTCTGACTTTATTTATTGCTGTTGTCGGTATATTTTTTGCCACTCTGGCGGGTGAAGCGACCAGGCAAAAGCATATGACCTTACTCCGGTGCCTGGGCGTTTCAGGAAAAGAGCTGGTTGTGATTGGCAGTATTCAGCTCTGTATTTTTGGTATGATATCTCTGCTAATCGCTATACCTTTGGGGATTGCACTGGCATCTTTGGTGATTGATATTGTGATTAAACAAGCCTTTGGCTGGTCGATTCAGCTCTATCTGATTCCTCAGGGGTATCTGGAAACTGCTTTCTGGTCATTGACTGCGCTTGTCGCAGCCGGCTCAATTCCTATTTTAAAACTGGTTTTACAGGCACCGATGCGCTCTTTTCGCGATTCTCTGTAA
- a CDS encoding pyridoxal phosphate-dependent class III aminotransferase: MTTAFEVGHHAPATSSMVPQLSGTYDLTPDQVLIDQSENESDVRSYPRRLPIAIKKAYGALVEDTRGQIFLDCLAGAGTLVLGYNHPEINQAIKEQLDSGLPYQTLDITTHAKNHFIHQVKSFLPDELSNDCVIQFCGPSGADAVEAAIKLAKQTTGRNTMFAFRGAYHGMTNGTMGLMGNLGTKARRTGLMSDVHFMPFPYHLRCPFGLGGDEGARANIRYIERLLGDDESGMMKPAAIIVEPVQGEGGVVPAPAFWLRELRRLCDEHDILLIFDEIQCGIGKTGYNFAFEEAGIVPDILCLSKAIGGGLPMSLLVFRKEIDTWKAGEHTGTFRGNQLAMVSGAKALEIIQRDNLTEHANVAGQYLRMGLEKIQERVNCIAEVRGKGLMLGIEIQNPDGERNKYGEPKADGELTLKIQRAALERGLIVEKGGREGSVIRFLPPIIISFEQIDFALRTLEEAIIAAGGGVKNPDSEAEQWKAHFIQTGDAGSREFSAVMNHTTAALKAVFESVNAPYSGIEPSALEEAIRQVNLDHRNAPLKDIITETADLVGKNSIIVQHPDCIAHLHTPPLLSSVAAEVMIGALNQSMDSWDQASAATYVEQRVIDWLCGRFGMSEHSDGVMTSGGTQSNQMGLLLARDWIADQRSGHSVQKHGLPEYAGKLRIICSENAHFTVQKSASQMGLGERAVLTVPANPDGTMIVREAEAVIKKALDDGLIPFTIVATAGTTDHGAIDDLAEVATVAEKFGLWMHVDSAYGGALILSQSADRLAGIERANSVSVDFHKLFYQTISCGALLVNHQENFKYFLHHADYLNREHDTLPNLVDKSIATTKRFDALKVYMTMQSVGPETLGKMYDHLIDQTQSVAALIDSHPGFELLEKPSLSTVLFRATGHEPDALNQKLRLEALVRGVAVLGETTVNGKTALKLTILNPCLKMSDFTSLIEKIANLAAELMK, translated from the coding sequence ATGACCACAGCTTTTGAAGTCGGGCATCATGCACCGGCGACTTCTTCAATGGTTCCGCAACTATCCGGAACTTACGATTTAACTCCGGATCAGGTTTTAATTGATCAAAGTGAAAATGAATCTGATGTCCGCTCGTATCCACGGCGATTACCGATAGCTATTAAAAAAGCTTATGGTGCACTGGTTGAAGATACCCGCGGACAAATCTTTCTTGATTGTCTTGCTGGCGCAGGCACGTTGGTTCTCGGGTATAACCATCCGGAAATTAATCAGGCTATCAAGGAACAACTCGATTCTGGTTTACCTTATCAAACGCTTGATATTACAACCCATGCAAAAAATCACTTTATTCACCAGGTAAAATCATTTTTACCCGATGAATTGAGTAATGACTGCGTGATTCAGTTTTGTGGCCCGTCCGGTGCGGATGCGGTTGAAGCTGCAATTAAACTGGCGAAACAAACGACCGGCCGCAACACCATGTTTGCTTTTCGTGGTGCTTACCATGGTATGACCAATGGCACGATGGGCTTGATGGGTAACCTTGGCACAAAAGCGCGCCGGACCGGATTAATGTCTGACGTCCATTTCATGCCTTTTCCTTACCATTTACGCTGTCCGTTTGGGTTGGGCGGAGACGAAGGTGCCCGTGCGAACATTCGCTACATTGAGCGCCTGTTAGGTGATGATGAGTCTGGCATGATGAAACCGGCAGCTATCATTGTTGAACCCGTGCAGGGTGAAGGTGGCGTAGTTCCTGCGCCTGCATTTTGGTTGCGTGAGTTACGCAGGCTCTGTGATGAACATGATATTTTACTGATTTTTGATGAAATTCAGTGTGGTATCGGTAAAACCGGTTATAACTTTGCTTTTGAGGAAGCTGGTATTGTGCCGGATATCTTGTGCTTATCAAAAGCGATTGGTGGTGGTTTACCCATGTCTCTGCTGGTCTTCAGAAAAGAGATCGATACATGGAAGGCAGGAGAGCATACCGGAACTTTCCGGGGGAATCAGTTGGCGATGGTCTCTGGTGCTAAAGCGCTGGAAATCATTCAACGGGATAATCTGACTGAACATGCCAATGTTGCGGGTCAGTATCTTCGTATGGGGCTGGAAAAAATCCAGGAGCGCGTCAATTGTATTGCTGAAGTCCGCGGGAAAGGATTAATGCTTGGCATTGAGATTCAAAACCCTGATGGTGAGCGGAATAAATATGGTGAACCCAAGGCTGATGGTGAATTAACGCTTAAAATTCAACGGGCTGCGCTTGAGCGGGGACTTATTGTTGAAAAAGGCGGACGGGAAGGTTCGGTGATTCGCTTTTTACCGCCGATTATTATTTCCTTTGAACAAATCGATTTTGCGCTGAGGACTTTAGAAGAAGCCATCATTGCTGCTGGTGGTGGTGTTAAAAATCCGGATTCAGAGGCAGAACAGTGGAAAGCTCATTTTATCCAAACAGGGGATGCTGGTAGCCGGGAATTCTCAGCGGTTATGAATCATACGACTGCAGCACTCAAAGCGGTGTTTGAATCTGTCAATGCCCCTTACTCGGGGATTGAGCCGTCAGCTCTGGAAGAGGCGATTCGTCAGGTGAACTTAGATCACCGCAATGCACCTTTAAAAGATATCATTACCGAAACTGCGGATCTGGTGGGTAAGAACTCAATCATTGTTCAGCACCCGGACTGTATTGCACATTTGCATACGCCGCCACTGCTTTCTTCAGTTGCAGCTGAGGTGATGATTGGTGCACTGAATCAATCGATGGATTCCTGGGATCAGGCATCGGCTGCGACTTATGTTGAGCAGCGGGTGATTGACTGGTTGTGTGGCCGCTTTGGTATGAGTGAACATTCTGACGGAGTAATGACCAGCGGTGGCACGCAAAGTAATCAAATGGGGTTATTGCTGGCACGGGACTGGATTGCAGATCAGCGAAGTGGTCATTCTGTTCAAAAACATGGTTTACCTGAATATGCGGGTAAGTTGCGGATTATTTGTTCTGAAAATGCGCATTTTACGGTACAGAAATCTGCGTCTCAGATGGGGTTAGGTGAACGGGCTGTGTTAACGGTTCCTGCAAACCCTGATGGAACAATGATCGTCCGTGAAGCTGAAGCTGTCATCAAAAAAGCACTGGACGATGGTCTGATTCCATTTACGATTGTTGCCACCGCCGGAACGACGGACCATGGTGCAATAGATGACCTGGCTGAGGTTGCAACAGTTGCTGAAAAATTTGGTTTGTGGATGCATGTTGACAGTGCGTACGGCGGGGCTTTGATTTTGAGTCAGTCAGCGGATCGTCTGGCTGGTATTGAACGGGCGAATTCAGTCTCTGTTGATTTCCATAAACTGTTTTACCAAACGATCAGCTGTGGTGCTTTGCTGGTCAACCATCAAGAAAACTTTAAGTATTTTCTTCATCACGCGGACTATCTGAACAGAGAGCACGATACATTGCCAAATCTGGTCGATAAGTCGATTGCAACCACAAAGCGTTTTGATGCACTGAAAGTTTATATGACGATGCAAAGTGTTGGTCCGGAGACATTAGGGAAAATGTATGACCACTTAATTGACCAGACACAGTCCGTTGCAGCTCTGATTGACAGCCATCCGGGGTTTGAATTGCTGGAAAAACCGTCATTGTCGACAGTCCTGTTCCGGGCCACAGGTCATGAGCCGGATGCTTTGAATCAAAAACTGCGTCTGGAGGCGTTAGTTCGTGGTGTGGCTGTGCTTGGAGAAACGACGGTAAACGGGAAAACAGCATTGAAGCTAACCATACTGAATCCATGTTTGAAGATGTCTGATTTTACATCTTTAATCGAAAAAATAGCGAATTTAGCCGCAGAGTTAATGAAATAG
- a CDS encoding carboxynorspermidine synthase — translation MSILQIGAGGVGWVVAHKAAQNNDILGDITIASRTISKCEKIIESIQGKNNLKDTAKKLEARAVNADDVDALVALIHDVQPDLVINVGPPWVNMNIMEACYQAKVSYLDTSVAVDLCSEGQQVPQAYDWQWGYREKFKQAGITGILGAGFDPGVVSVFAAYAVKHLFDEIDSIDVMDVNAGDHGKKFATNFDPETNMLEIQGDSFFWEDGEWKQVGCHTRMHEFDFPVVGKHKVYSMAHDEVRSLKEFIPAKRIEFWMGFGDRYLNYFNVMRDIGLLSPDPVTLPDGYEVQPLHVLKALLPDPTSLAPGYTGNTCIGTWVQGMKDGQPRSVFLYNIADHEVAYKDVEHQAISYTTGVPAITAAIQYFKGKWAEAGVFNMEQLDPDPFLKTMPDIGLDWDYQELEVGQPDIQILK, via the coding sequence ATGTCGATTTTACAGATTGGTGCCGGCGGTGTCGGCTGGGTTGTTGCACATAAAGCGGCGCAGAATAATGATATTCTGGGCGATATTACAATCGCATCCCGTACCATCTCAAAGTGTGAAAAGATAATTGAATCGATTCAGGGAAAAAATAACCTGAAAGATACAGCGAAGAAGCTGGAAGCGCGTGCGGTAAATGCTGATGATGTGGATGCTTTGGTTGCCCTGATTCATGATGTACAGCCTGATTTGGTCATTAATGTTGGTCCTCCGTGGGTTAACATGAATATTATGGAAGCTTGCTATCAGGCAAAAGTTTCTTATCTGGATACCTCCGTTGCGGTTGATTTATGCTCAGAGGGCCAGCAGGTGCCTCAGGCATATGACTGGCAGTGGGGTTATCGCGAGAAATTTAAACAAGCGGGCATTACCGGTATTTTAGGTGCTGGTTTTGATCCCGGTGTTGTGAGTGTATTTGCCGCTTATGCCGTCAAGCATCTGTTTGATGAGATTGATTCTATCGACGTCATGGATGTGAATGCTGGTGATCATGGTAAAAAGTTTGCCACTAACTTTGATCCGGAAACCAATATGCTGGAAATTCAGGGAGACTCTTTTTTCTGGGAAGATGGCGAGTGGAAGCAAGTCGGTTGTCATACCCGTATGCATGAATTTGATTTCCCTGTGGTTGGTAAGCACAAAGTCTATTCAATGGCTCATGATGAAGTTCGCTCACTCAAAGAGTTCATTCCGGCAAAAAGGATTGAGTTCTGGATGGGATTTGGTGATCGTTATCTGAACTATTTTAATGTGATGCGTGATATTGGTCTGCTGAGTCCGGATCCGGTGACTTTACCAGATGGATATGAAGTTCAACCGTTACATGTCCTGAAAGCCCTGTTACCTGATCCGACGTCTCTTGCCCCGGGATATACCGGTAATACTTGTATTGGTACCTGGGTTCAGGGAATGAAAGATGGTCAGCCGCGCAGCGTCTTCTTATACAATATCGCCGATCACGAAGTGGCGTATAAAGATGTTGAGCATCAGGCTATCTCATATACAACCGGCGTTCCTGCAATTACTGCTGCAATTCAGTATTTCAAAGGCAAATGGGCTGAAGCGGGTGTCTTCAATATGGAGCAGCTTGACCCGGATCCTTTCCTGAAAACGATGCCTGACATCGGTCTTGACTGGGATTATCAGGAACTGGAAGTTGGCCAGCCGGATATTCAGATTCTGAAATAA
- the nspC gene encoding carboxynorspermidine decarboxylase produces the protein MQKSELKTPYFMIDETKLIHNLEIARKLKELSGVKLVLALKCFSTWGVFDIIKPYLDGTTSSGPFEVQLGHETFGGETHAYSVGYSEEDVKAVADLCNKMIFNSQHQLATYRHLVEGKASLGLRLNPGVSYAGQDLANPARQYSRLGVQASQIDAAVFDTIDGVMFHMNCENKDVDAFIRLLDNISANFGAYLNQLEWVSLGGGVFFTWPGYDIEKLGAALKQFSEKHGVQLYLEPGEAIITQTTDLVVTVVDIVENEMKTAIVDSATEAHRLDTLIYNEPASIAEADEQGSYEYVIGSCSCLAGDQFCTARFRQPLKHGQRLHILDSAGYTMVKLNWFNGLRMPSVYCRRSNGEIQQLNEFDYSDFKRSLSQWSVC, from the coding sequence ATGCAAAAAAGTGAACTAAAAACACCATATTTCATGATTGATGAGACAAAACTGATTCATAACCTTGAGATTGCCAGGAAACTGAAAGAACTCTCTGGTGTGAAATTGGTGCTGGCCCTGAAATGTTTCTCGACCTGGGGTGTTTTTGACATTATCAAGCCTTATCTTGATGGAACGACCAGCTCCGGTCCGTTTGAAGTTCAGCTTGGCCATGAAACCTTTGGTGGTGAAACCCATGCATACAGTGTTGGGTACAGTGAAGAAGATGTTAAGGCGGTTGCTGATCTATGCAATAAGATGATTTTTAACTCTCAGCATCAACTTGCCACGTATCGCCATCTTGTTGAAGGAAAGGCTTCACTCGGTTTACGTTTAAATCCCGGGGTTAGTTATGCCGGGCAGGATTTAGCCAATCCGGCTCGTCAGTATTCCCGTCTCGGGGTTCAGGCCAGCCAGATTGATGCTGCTGTATTTGATACCATCGATGGCGTGATGTTTCATATGAATTGTGAAAATAAGGATGTCGATGCCTTTATTCGTTTGCTGGATAATATTTCAGCAAATTTTGGGGCTTATCTGAATCAACTCGAGTGGGTAAGTCTGGGCGGTGGAGTCTTTTTCACCTGGCCAGGATACGATATTGAGAAGCTGGGAGCGGCACTAAAACAATTTTCTGAAAAGCATGGTGTGCAACTTTACCTCGAACCCGGTGAAGCCATTATTACCCAAACGACGGATTTAGTGGTCACGGTTGTTGATATTGTTGAGAATGAAATGAAAACCGCGATTGTTGACTCTGCGACAGAAGCACACCGGTTAGATACTTTGATTTATAACGAACCGGCTTCAATTGCTGAAGCGGATGAGCAGGGGAGTTATGAATATGTGATTGGCTCCTGTTCCTGCCTGGCTGGTGATCAATTTTGTACAGCCAGATTCAGGCAACCGTTAAAACATGGGCAACGGTTGCATATTCTCGATAGTGCCGGTTATACAATGGTGAAGTTAAACTGGTTTAACGGATTGAGAATGCCATCGGTTTATTGCCGTCGTTCAAATGGTGAGATTCAGCAGCTGAATGAATTTGACTACAGTGATTTTAAGCGTTCACTTTCACAATGGTCTGTTTGCTGA